The following nucleotide sequence is from Terriglobia bacterium.
CCGAGTAGACGATGCCGCGCAGGACGGCGTCGAGCCACCCGAGCCGGTCCTGCGCCTTCACTTCGGTCGCTGCCTCGGCGCCCATGCGCTGCCCTCCCTCCCGCCGGTGTCTTCCTGGTCGAGAATCGCCTTGGGCGGTGTCTCGGGGGACCATGCGAGAAAGATTACGGACCGTCGGCGGGCGTGGCTATTGCTCAAATGAGGCAAATCGCGCGTTCAAATGAGCTAGGGGCGGCGCGGTCACGCTTTCCGCGGGCACGGAAGGGGAGCATCCGGCGCTTCAGGCCTGGCAGTCGCCGGGCCGATCGGGGGAGCGCCCCTCGTACTGGCAATGATCAAAATGACTCAGACGTCATGATCCATTTGCACCGACCATCCGAATGATGACCTTCTCGGGGACCCGTTCGCCCTCGCGCTACGTCCGAGAGGTTTTGCGCATCGGATGTTCCGGCTGTAGAGTAAAATGCAGGACAGGCGGTTGTTCTTGGACGGGGAGCAGGCTGATGAAATTCGACGAGTTGGTTCGCTCCAGTCGTGATCCTGCCTTTGCCTGCAATTCCGATTGCAGGATCGTCGCTTGGAACCGGGCCGCCGAGGAGCTGCTCGGTGTGCCGAGCCGACAGGCGATCGGCAGGGTTCAGCACGACCTGGTACCGGCACGGGACACGTACGGGAATCGTTTCTGCAGCTGCGTGGTCGGTCCCCTCGCCGCCCGCGGGGAGATCGTCCGGCATCAGTACATCCATGTTCCCACGGCGTCCGGGGCGTGGCTCAAGGCGTCTCTCTGCACGGTGTCGTTGACGCCCTCGGGACCGAAGGGACTGCATCTGCATTTCCTCAGGCCGATGGATTGGCACGAGGTGGACGGCGACGAATCGGCCGGGATCGGCACGACACAGCGGGGGCGGAGCGGCTCGATCGGCGGGAGCGGGCACTCCCCGGTTGCCGCCCCCGGGACCGCGGTGCCGGAGGCGCGCCGGTGGCGGCTCACGAGCCGCGAGGTGGACGTCTTGCGGCTGATGATGGAGGGGAAGGGCGCGAAGGAGTCCGCGCAGGCGCTCAACGTCAGCACGGCGACCGTCCGCAACCACATTCGAGCCCTCCTCAGGAAGCTGAGGGTGCACAGCAAGCTCGAGGCGATCGCGCTCGTCCTGCGCGCAGCGCCGGGCGACAGGGCGCGGCGGGTGGCCGCGGAAGGCCCTTCGAGGTAGCCGGATGGATGTCCGCGATCAGGATCGCGCCTGCGCGATGCGGGCGCTGTGGAAGATCCGTCCAGGCCGTCCCGCTCGACAGCCTTTCTCGGACCCGCTTATACTCGCTTCCGTAAAGTGGACCTGCCGCGCCTCGTTCCCGAGTCGGGCGGCACGGGAGGCGAAGCCGGCGGCATCCGGGGCCCGGGCATCCCCGTCGAGGCCCCGCGTAGGGAAGGGGGGGAACGATGAAGCGATTTCGTACCCTTTGGAACGTGAAGCTCCTGCTCGCCGTCGTCGTGCTCGTCATCGGGGTGGGGATCTACGTCGCGAGCCTGCCCACGGCCGACGCCCTGTTCTGTTCCGGTGTCTCCGTCTACTACAGCAGCGCGACGTACAAGACCGTGGTCGGCGCGCGCGGGACCGGCTGCTGCGGAGAGGTCATCAGCTGGGGCGTGATCACGAAGTACGTGAAGTGCGAGAGGATCTACTGCCTCGACGTGATCTGCCCGAACTAGGTGCTGGATTCGTCCCGCGGAGGCGTGGGAGCTGCCGCCCGAGCTCCCACGCCCCGCAGCGTGCCCTCTGACCTCACGCCGCCAGCCCCAGGATCAGCTCCAGCTTGGCCGAAGCGGTCGCCGCGTGAAAGCGCCTCAGGATCTCGATCCTCCCTGCGGGCGGGAGCCTCATCAGCGTCTCGAGGAGTCGCAGCGCGAAACGTGCCGCGTCCCGGTACCTCGCCCGGGCGTCCACGTCCTCGTCCCGGAACGTCCCCTTGTGGAACAGCTGGTAGCTGAGCCAGACGCGGCGCCGCTCGTCGAGGGGCCTCCCCGGCGCCGACAGGAACCGCGCCAGCACCAGGTGCTTGCTCACGTTCGCGTGCAGCTCGAGCTCCAGCAGCGTCAGCGGGCGGTCGTCCCGGGCCCGCTCCGCGATGCACAGCAGGTGGTCGAGCTCCTCCACCAGGGCGGCGAACGCGTCGACGTTCGCCTCGCGAAGCCCTCGCTGAGGCGGGTGGGACTCGAGGCAGCGGATGAGGTCGTCGGGGTAGTAGATGCAGGCGCGGATCCCCTCCGGGGTCTCGCGCACGAGGGTTCTCGCGCCGATCTTCTCGCCCGGCGCGGTACCGGCGGTGGTCACGATCTCGAGGTCGCGGTAGAGGCGGCGATACCCCTCGTCGCCGATCACGAACCGCCCCACCTCAGAGAGCCCGGTTCGCATCCGGTAGGTGCGCTCGAGCAGGGCCTGCACCGTCTCGAGGAGGGAGACGGCACCGCTCACGGCGCCTGCCGTCCCGGCACCGGGAGGTACTCGAACCCTCGAGGGCCGAACGCGATGCGGATCGCGGCGTAATCGAGGCGCGCCCGCGCGAGCTCGAGAACCCGGCGCTTCATCTCCTCCGGGTCGAAGGCGCGGCCGCCGGACCGGAGCTCGCGGATCCGGCCGACCTCGGCGCCGAGGTCCTGGGAGACGGGCCGGCTGTCGCGCCGGATCTTCTTGGCCACCTCGACGTTGCAAACGGACTCGAGGACCGTCTTGAGATGCCGCGCTCCGAAGACGGGCGAGAAGCCCCGCCGGATCAGCTCCACGCGCGCGCTGGCGTCCACCTCGAGGTCGAGGCCGTGGATCTCGCGGTACCGGCGCGCGATCCTCAGGAACTCGAGGTCCAGGATCCGCTCGGCGCTCCTCTGGCTCAGGCGGTTGAAGTGGATCATCCGGACCCGGTTCATGAACTCCGGGGTCAGTGCGCGGCGGAGTCCGGCACGGACGTCCCGGTCGGAGGAGGACGTGCGGGCGTCCTCGTCCAGGTAGCCGATGGGGGCGGAGCGCTGCTGCGCGTCGCTGTACCCCAGGTTCGAAGTGAAGAAGATCATCGTGTTGGCGAAGTTCAGGACCTTGCCCCGGTTGTCGGTCGTCGTCCCGCGGTCCAGGATCGAGAGGAAGAACGTTCGGAGCTGGACGTGCGCCTTCTCCACCTCGTCGACCAGGATGACGCTGAGCGGGGCCTTCGAGGACCGCTCGTGGAAGGACGTCAGGAGTCCCTCCTCGTCGGAGCGGATGAAGCCGCGCGTCGCTCCCCGGAGCTCGTTGATGTCGGAAGGGTAGGTGTAGCTCGGCCCCTCGATGGCGAGGGTCGGGACCTCGACCTGCCAAACCCCCTCGAGGAGGCGGCAGAGGCTCTCCACCAGGTGGTTCTTGCCGACCCCCGTCGGCCCCACGAGGAAGTAGGCGGGGGGCTTGCGAAGATCGCGCGTCCCCGCGGCGAAGAGGCTGAACTCGTCGCACAGCGCCTCGATGGCCTCGTCCTGGTCCACCACGACGGCGCGGAGGGCCTCCCTCAGCCGGTCCATGTCCACCGAGGAGAAGAGGACGATCCGCTCGTACGCCGAGATCAGCTCGTCCCGGGACATCAGGGTGCCGGCGCCGCCCTCGGCGCGAGCGGCATCGAGGTAGGGATCGCCCGCAGCGCGGGCGGAGTTCGCGGCGGGCGCCTCGAGGGCCGCCTCCTCCCGCGAGAGGACGTCCGCGGCGGCCGCCATCAGCGGCACCCTCGTACGGAGGTCGTCCGGCCTGCCCGTCTCCCCGACCTCGCCCGGCGCCTGCATGCGCTTGAGGATGCTCTCGTAGACCTGGAAGCGCTCCGAGCACTGCCGGAGGAAGACCACCTCCTCCTCCAGCGGAAGCATCAAGAGCCGGTTTTGCTTGAAGAACTCGCGAAGCCGCCGGTCCTCGGAGAGTAGCTCCAGCGCCTCCCCCGCCATCCGGTAGGCCCTCGCGCCCAGCGTCTCGAGGTCGTACCCCTTCACCTGCCGGAGCCCGAGCAGGCCCAAGTCGAAGAGCGCCTTGTCGCCGATGACCCGAACGTCGTCCGGCAGGCGCCGGACCCGGTACAGCACCTCGCCGTGGCCCAGCCGCTCCTGCTCGATGAGGCGGCGGATCAGGCTGACGAGGAGTCCCCGGTCCGGGTGCATGACGCGCTCGATCCTCTCGTCCGAGTAGACGTCGGTGAGCAGGAGCGAGCATTCGGTGATCACCCGGATGAGATGGCGCACCTCCAGGTCGTCCACGATCCGGCCGGGAAAGAGCCGCGTCGCGACCTCCCGGAGCCGCGCGTCCAGGCTGTCCGAGTCGAACGGCTCGATCCGTCCAAGCGAGGGCATCCCCGGATCGTGTCCCATGGCGGCCTCCTGACGAAAGGTCCCCCGGGGTTGAACCAAGATCCGTGCCAAGCGCGAGTTCGGCCGACCGGCCCGTTCGCCCGTGGCGAGCGGGGGGGCCCGCGACCCCGGCGGCGACGCGGAGCGTCACCCGGCGGCAACGTAATGTCCCCTTCTCGTCCTGCGGCGCGCCCTCGCGGCGATGAGCGAGGCCCCGCGCCAGGCGGCGGCCCCGGTTCCGCGGCCCCCCCCTTGACGGACCGGCGAGCGCTTCACTATACTTCGCCATCTGACGAAATGTAGGAGCGAGCGATGCGACAGCTGGAAGCGGCGCTCAAGGCGGCCTCCGACCCGACCCGAACCCGCATCCTGAAGATGCTCGAGGACCGCGAGCTGTGCGTCTGCCAGATCCAGGCGGTGCTGAGGCTCGCGCCGTCGACGGTCTCGAAGCACCTTTCGCTCCTGAAGTCGGCGGGGCTCGTCGAGGACCGTCGGGAGGGGAGGTGGATCCACTATCGGCTCGCGCCGTCCCCCGCGAACCCGAGCGCGACGGGCGTCCTGTCCCTCCTCCGCGGCGCCGTCCTCCGCGACCGCGGGATCCTCGAGGATCGCCGGCGGCTCAGGAAGGTCCTCGAAACCGCGCCGGTCGAGATCTGTGCGCTCGGTCCGAACCGGACGCCCAAGGCCTCGCGATGAAGGGCGGGCCCGGCGCTCGCGGAACGTCCGGTGTCTCCCGCCGCCTCTCGTTCCTCGACCGGTACCTCACCGTCTGGATCTTCGTCGCCATGGCCGTCGGCGTGGGCGCCGGATACGCCTTCCCGGGCATCGTGCCGTTCCTGAACCGGTTCAGCGTCGGCACCACCTCGATCCCCATCGCCCTCGGTCTCGTCCTCATGATGTACCCGCCGCTGGCCAAGGTCCGGTACGAGGAGATGGGGCCGGTCTTCCGGAACCTCAAGGTTCTCGCGCTCACCCTGGTCCAGAACTGGGTCGTGGGCCCGATCCTGATGTTCGCCCTGGCCGTGCTCTTCCTGCGCGACAAGCCGGAATACATGGTCGGGTTGATCATGATCGGGCTCGCCCGCTGTATCGCGATGGTCATCGTCTGGAACGACCTGGCCAGGGGAGACACCGAGTACTGCGCGGGACTCGTCGCGTTCAACTCCGTCTTCCAGGTCCTCTTCTACTCGGTCTACGCCTACCTCTTCATCACGGTGCTTCCGACCTGGTTCGGCCTCGCGGGGGTCAAGGTCCACGTCACCATCGCGGAGATCGCCAAGAGCGTCTTCGTCTATCTCGGCATCCCGTTTCTCGCCGGCGTGATCACGCGATTCACGCTCATCCGGGTGAAGGACAAGAGGTGGTACCACGAGAGGTTCATTCCGAAGATCAGCCCGATCACCCTGGTCGCCCTGCTCTTCACCATCGTCGTGATGTTCTCGCTCAAGGGCGAGACCATCGTGCAGCTCCCGCTGGACGTGGTGCGGATCGCGATCCCGCTCCTCATCTACTTCGTGGTGATGTTCTCCGTCTCGTTCTTCATGAGCAAGAAGGTGGGCGCGACGTACGGACAGGCGACGACCCTGAGCTTCACCGCAGCCTCGAACAACTTCGAGCTGGCGATCGCCGTGGCGATCGCGACGTTCGGCATCGACCACGGCGCGGCGTTCGCCGCGGTCATCGGCCCCCTCGTCGAGGTGCCGGCGCTCATCGGCTTGGTCAACGTGGCTCTGTGGCTCGGACGAAGGTTCTTCGCCGGCGACCCGACTTTCTCTGGCGCGGCGATTCCGGCGAGCGCGGTCGCCTCGGCTCTCGGCGAGCCGAGGTGAGCGCGTCCGAGAAGGGGAGGAGATCCCATGGCTGAGACGGGCGACAAGGAAGGCATCGTGACCAAGGTCCGCGAGCGCTACGCGCGCATTGCCGAGCTGGGCGACTGCGGCTGCTCCTGCGGAACCACCGCCGAGGGCGGAACACCCGAGAGCGTCGCCAGGCGCATCGGCTACGACGACCGGGCCCTCGGCATCGTCCCGGACGGCGCCAACCTCGGGCTCGGTTGCGGCGCCCCCGTGGGCTTCCTCGAGCTCGAGGCCGGGGAGACGGTCGTGGACCTGGGATCCGGCGCCGGGTTCGACGCGTTCCTGGCGGCACGCGAGGTCGGGCCGACCGGCAGGGTGATCGGCGTCGACATGACGCCGGAGATGCTGGAGCGCGCCCGGGCGAACGCCGCGAAGGCGGGGGTCTCGGAGGTCGAATTCCGCGAGGGCCGGCTCGAGGCGCTCCCGGTGGAATCGGCGAGCGTCGACGCGGTCACGAGCAACTGCGTGATCAACCTGGCGCCCGACAAGTCCGTCGTGTTCCGCGAGGCCGCCCGGGTGCTGCGGCCGGGGGGACGGTTGGTGGTCTCCGACATCATCCTCGACGGGGATCTTCCTCCCGTCGTGAAGGAGGACGTTGAGGCCTACGTCGGCTGCATCGCGGGGGCGATGCGGCGCGAGCCCTACTTCGCCGCCATCGAAGCCGCGGGCTTCCGCCCGGCGGAGATGCTCAAGGACGTGGACTACCTCGCGGCGCTCGGAGAGGACGCGATGCCGGACGACCTTCTGCGCCGGATGCGCGAGGGCGGGCTGGGCATCGAGGATCTCGCCGGGAAGATCCGGTCGGTCACCTACCGGGCGGTGCGGCGGTAGCGGGCCGGGGCGGTCCGGCCGGCGAGGGCGGGGCGCACCCCGGTTGCCGGTCCAAGATCTTGATTCTAGACTCAAATACTCCCTAATTATCCGAGGAGGCTCACCGTGAGGGACGATTCGACCCCAGTCCGCCGGTCTGCCGTCCTGCTGCTCGCCGTCGCGATCGGCCTGGCGTTCCGCACGCCCGCAATCGCGGCCCTCTGCGACGGGATCTCGCAGGTCTCCGCGACACCGCTGACCACGGTCCTGTTCGCGTCGGGATTCAACCTGCCCCTTCTCGTCACCGCGCCGCCCGGCGACGTGGACCGCGTGTTCGTGGTCGAGCAAACCGGCCGCATCAGGATCGTCTCGGGCGGACTGGTCCTACCGACCCCGTTCCTGGACGTGAGCGGGATCACGCTGTCGCCCGGAAACGGCGGCGGGAACGAGCAGGGGCTGCTGGGGCTGGCGTTCGATCCGGCCTACTCGACGAACGGACGGTTCTTCATCTACCACACCGACTCCACCGGAGCGAACAACGTCGTCGAGGCGTACACGCGATCCGCGGCGAACCCGAACGTCGCCGACCCGGCGACCCGCCAGGTGGTGATCTCGTTCGCCCACCCCGGCGCGGCCAACCACAACGGGGGGATGATCGCGTTCTCCCCGGCCGACGGAGACCTCTACATCGGGACGGGGGACGGCGGCGGCGGCTGCGATCCCACCGGTAACGCGCAGAACGGCGGGTCGAACCTCGGGAAGCTGCTGCGGATCGACGTTCGCACCCTTCCCTACTCGACACCTTCCAACAACCCGTTCGTCGGCCCCGATGGGGTCAACGACGAGATCTGGGCCCGGGGGCTGCGCAACCCCTGGCGCTGGTCGTTCGACCGGCTGAACTCCGACCTCTACATCGGCGACGTCGGCGAAGCCACCTGGGAGGAGATCGACTGGCGGCCCGCGAGCAGTGCCGGCGGAGAGAACTACGGGTGGGACATCTACGAAGGAACCTCCTGCCCGAATGCATCCTGCGGCAGCCAGGGGAGTTGCTCGATCGCGGGTTACGTCGGTCCGGTGACCTGGTACGACCACGCCTCGACCGGCGGCTGCGCCATTACCGGCGGCTACGTCTACCGCGGCTGCCGGATGCCGGGTCTCGCGGGGACGTACTTCTTCGCCGATTACTGCGCGGGATTCATCGAGTCGATGACCATGGTCGGCGGCGTGGCGACGAACATCCGGGACCGGACCGCGGATCTCGCCCCCGGCGGCGGCGTCGCGATCGACCTCGTCACCTCGTTCGGCGAGGACGGACGCGGAGAGATCTTCGTCGTGGACCGGGACGGGGAGATCTTCAAGATCGTTCCGGCGCTCCCGAACCTCGAGGTGTCGGGCGTGCAGGCCGCGCCGTTCCTGCTCTCGAGGGCCGCGTTCTCGTGGGAGGATCTCGAGGCCACCTCCTCACGGCCGATCGCCCAGTACCGCGTGTACCGTGCCTCGGATCGCGGGACCGGCACGTTCGCGTGCGTTCACACGGGACCGTCCACGGTCTGGACGGGTGGCGATCCGGCGTCGCCCGCGTCCGGCGGGATCTTCGCCTACCTGGTCACCGCTCTCGACGCGGCTTCCGAGGAGAGCAGCCCCGGGACCCGCACCGACGGAACGCCGAGGACGCTATCCCAGGCGGCGTGCCCGTGATCGTGGGACCCGAGCGGCCCGGAACGCGGGCCCCGACGGGACCGCGCGCGCGTGGAATCCGCCTCACCACTCTGGTAGACTGGCGGCGTCGTTCCTCCCGGGGGTCGCACGTGAGACTAGGCACGTTGGCGGTCGTCGTGTTGCCCGTCCTCCTCGCGACGCTGTCCGCCTCCGCCGAAATCGACGCTCGCAGACTTCTCGGCTCCGAACAGAAGATCCAGGCCGGCCGGAAATCGTTCGATGCGGGCGACCTGGTCGGAGCGCGCAAGCAGTACGAGAAGGCGCTCGAGCTGGTTCCGTTCCACCCCGAAGCACTTCTCGGTCTCGGCCACATCCTGATGAAAGAGAAGCGATTCGACGACGCGCTGGCCAGCTACCAGAAGGCGAAAGACGGATACGCGGCGCTCGCGAAGCTAAGGCAGGACCAAGCGGCCGCGGCGGATCTCGCCCGGCGGCAGGGGGTCGAGGATCTCGAACAGACGCAGGCCAACCGGGGCCGAGTCAAGGCCAGCGGGGGCTTCGCCCGCATGCAGGACCTCAAGACCGACACGGCGATCCAGAACTCCGAGAAGGTGCCGACCCCCGACGGCGAGCGCGCGGCCGGCGTGCCCGGCGAGGCGTTCTTCTATACCGGGACCGCGCTTTTCCAGCTGGGCCGGGTCGAGGAGGCGGTGGCCGAGTGGACGTCGTGCGCGGAGAAGAGCCCCGACTTCGCCCCGGCGTTCAACAATCTTGCCTTGGGTTACTGGAAGCTCGGCCGGCTCAAGGACGCCATCGAGAGCCTGGCGCGTGCCGAGAAGCTCGGGTTCAAGGTGAACCCGCAGTTCAAGTCCGACCTCCAAAAAGCCGCGTCCAAGGCCGGCGTCGCGCCGATCGCGGGCGATCTCCCGCTCGAGACGCCGGCCGCCGCCAAGTGAGTAACGGCCCGGCCCCGACTCTCTCCTCGGCGCGAATCCGAGCCCGGGCGATCCCCGGCCGGCCGGCCCTCGCCTTGCGACGGCGCTCATTGAGCGTACGTTTCTAGGTGGCCTCCTCGCGGGTCCGGACACCGGGCCGAGGCGTTCGCGGCGCGCTCCGGTCGACGGCGACGGAGTCCGCTGCCCCCGGGGACTCGGCCTGACTCGGCGATCGATACAAAGCGCCGCTGCGAGCGAGCCCGGGGGAGGCATGTTCATCATCCCGGCGTCGACCGACCGCGGTCGGATCCGTGCCACGGCGGCCATGCTCGTCATCGTGGGCTGGACAGCTTGCGCCCCTGCAATCGCCAAGGGCGTCGAGCCGGTCTCCTTCGGGTCCCAAGGGATCGTCCCCCTCGACCGGGTCGCCGCGTGGACCGCTCCCAAGGTGAACGTGGACGGGCTTCTCGCGGAGGACGCCTTGAACGCGGGACGTTCGGACCTCCCGTACCGGGTCGGTTTCCCGATGCCCGCGGATCTCGAGACCACGAAGAGCGGGACCTGGGAGGAGCTCGACTGCGGGGATCGCCTGTGGCGGCTGCGCGTCCGGAGCGACGGGGCGCTGTGGATCGTGCTCGGCTTCGACACGTTCCGGCTGCAGGACGGCGCGCGGCTCTGGATCTACGAACCGAAGGGATCGACGGTCCTCGGTCCCTTCACCACCGCGGACGTCCGCGACCGCGGGGATCTGTGGTCCGTTCCCGTTGATGGCGACGAGCTGGTCGTCGAGATCTTCTGGCCGGCGAAGCTTCGCCTCGAGGATCCCCGGATCCACCTTGGAACGGTGTCCCACGGTTACAAGCCGTTCGGCACGATCGGCCGGGCGGCGTGGCAGGCGAGCGCGCGCTCGCTCGGCGACTCGGGACCGTGCAATGTCGACGTCGCCTGTCCCCTCGGCGCGGACTGGCAGAACGAGAAGCGCGGCGTCGTGATCCTCCTTTCGGGAGGCTCGGGTTTCTGCACCGGGTCGCTGATCAACGACACCGCGAACGACTGCAGGCCCTACGTCCTGACCGCGGCTCATTGCTCCGCAGGATCGGGCACCGCGTTCGGCTTCAACTTCGAGCGACAGGCCTGCGGCGCCGGCGATCCCGGCGCGCCGACCACGCAGATGATCTCGGGCGCGACAGTCCGTGGGGACGACGCCTCGAGCGATTTCACGCTCCTCGAGATGAGCGCCCTCCCGCCGGCAACGTTCGGCTTCTACCTCAACGGGTGGAGCCGCGATCCCGGTCCCGCCGCCACGACGTGGGTGATCCATCACCCGTCGGGCGACGTCAAGAAGATCAGCCACGACGCCGACCCGCCGACCGACGGGTTGCAGTGGGGGGCCACCCATTGGCGCATCGGGCAGTACGAAGAAGGCACGACGGAGCCCGGCTCCTCGGGCGCGCCGCTCCTCGACCAGAACCACCGCATCGTGGGGCAGCTCCACGGCGGCACGGCCTCGTGCTCCAGCCTGACATACGACGAGTACGGGAAGGTCTCCGCCTCGTGGGGAGGAGGCGGCACCGCCGGCACGCGGCTGTCCGACTGGCTCGATCCCCTGGGCACGGGCGCCATCGTCTGGGAGGGCCTCGACGGGGCCTCCTGCTACTTCCAGCCCGCGGGGTCGGTCTCGCTCAACCGGAGCCGATACGCTTGCATGGACTCGGTAGGGATCCACCTGCGCGACGACAATCTCGCCGGCCAGCCGACCCAGGAGGTTTCCCTTTCGTCAACCACCGAGCCGGCTCCCGAGACCGTGACGCTCGGCGCCGTCGCGGAGGGCTCGGGGGAGTTCCAGGGCACGTTCCCCCTGGCTGCGGTCGCCGCGGCACACGGCGACGGACAAGTTTCCGTGGCCGACGGGGACACGATCACCGTCACGTACGTCGACGCGGACGACGGGCTGGGACACACGGGCGTGCCGAGGACGGCGACGGCGATGGCCGACTGCGCGCCTCCCCGGATCTCGGAAGTTCTGGCGACCGGCGTGACCGAGAGCGCCGCGACGATCACCTGGAGGACGGACGAAGCGTCGACCAGCGTGGTGCACTACGGCGCCGCCCCGCCGGGGACCTCCACGTCGTCGATCGTCGCCCTGGTCGCATCGCACGGCGTGACCCTCGCCGGGCTCTCGGAGTGCACGACGTTCTACTACTGGGTCGAGTCGTCGGACGGAACCGGCAACCAGGCCTACGACGACGCCTCCGGTGCCTTCTACACGTTCACGACCGAAAGGAGCACCCTTCCCGCGTCCCCGTGCGGGCCTCACGCGAGCGTCGTCGGCATCGAACCGGTGCACGACGCCTGCGACTCGGGAGGCGCGGGAGACGCCGACGGGAACTGGGATGCGGGGGAGCAGGTGCAGTTCAGCGTCAGGATCGAGGACGACGGGACGACGCCCCTCACGGGGATCACCGCGACCCTCGTGCCGACCACCCCCGGGGTGGCGGTGATCGACGCGGTGGCGGCCTACCCCGATCTCGCGGCGGGCGCCACCGCGGACTCGCTGGCCCCGCAGTTCACCGCGAAGCTCCGTCCCGGCTTGGGCTGCGGAGAAGCGGTGTCCTTCGACGCGACGATCCGCACCAACGAGGGGACGTGGATCGGCTCGACCGCTGAGCACGTCGGCAGGGCGCTCGCCGCGGCCGGGACCGCCCTCGACGAGTCCTTTGCCTCCGGGATCCCGGCCACCTGGGCTGTCGACGACGGGGGCTCGGGCGGCGGCGCGGCCGCCACGTGGACGACCGCCAACCCGGGTTCCAGGATCTTCACGGCGCCCATTCTGGCGCCGGCGGCCGTCGTGGACAGTGCCGGGGCCGGTCCGGAGGCGACGCAGGACGAGCAGCTGATCACCCCGGTGCTCGACCTCTCGGCGGCCTCGTCGGTGACGCTCGAGTTCGACCAGTACTTCAGATGGTACGGCAGCGGCCAGAGCGAGATCGGCGACGTGGACGTCGGCTCGAGCCTGACCGGCGAGACCTGGGTCAACGTCTACCGCCGTCAGGGCGCCTCCACGGCGAACCCGGATCACCGGGTCCTCGACCTCACGGCCCAGGCGGCGGGGGCGCCGGACGCGCAGATCCGCTTCCATTACTACCAGGCCAGCTACGAGTGGTACTGGGAGGTGGACAACGTCAAGGTGACCACCTCGGCGCCGGGAAGCTGTCAGACGAACCCGTGCGCGATCCCCGCCGGCCCTCCTCCCCCGGTCCCCGACGGGAGCTTCGGGCTACCCATGCGGGCCGGCCGCGCGGAGCCAGACGGCACGTCCATCGAGCTGTCCTGGGACGTCGCGACGTGCGTGGCCGCGAATTACAAGGCGCTGTACGGATCGCTGGCCCATCTCCCGACCTACGGCGTGGACGGAGCGGCGTGTGCGCTGGGAACGGCGGGCGGAGCGATTTGGAACGGCGTTCCCGCGGGCGATCTGTGGTTCACCATCGTGGCGACCGACGGCAGCGGCACGGAAGGGACCTGGGGTGTCGACGGCTCCGGCGGTCCCGAGGGGGGCACGGCGCCCTCGGGCCAGTGCGGCGACTCGGCGCGCGAGAATCTCGGGTCTTGCCCCTGACGATCCGCGGCTCGGCGGGCCGCGTCGGCCCGCGGGCGCAGGAGAGGCTCGGGGGTGGAAAGGCCTGACGAATGAAGGACTTCGCTTGACACTCGACCGGCACCACCGTATACGAGACACCGTCGGGAATCGGCCGCCCGGCGCGTACCGGGTGTGGGCAGGTGTGCCGCGAGGAGCTCGAAGGTGAGCGAGCCCGGGACCTCCCCGATCCATACGGTGGACTCCGCGCCCGAAAGGAGCGCCTTCCATCGTTTCGAGGGCTTGCTCGCCGAGAGCGCACAAGGGGTCGCCCAGCCTTCGGACTACCGGCTGATCGCGGGCATGCGGCTGTTTCTCGCGGCGGCGGGGCTCCTGGTCGTCGCGCTCGTACCCCCCGAGCATCGCTACGGGCTCCGGCTCACCTACGCGATGCTGGTGGCGTACACGATGTTCGGCGCGGCCGTTTACGTGATCCAGGTCGCGCGAGGTCGCGCCGGCCCGGTGCTCGTCGAGTGGGAGCACTGGATCGACGTGGCGTGGTACTCGGCCATCGTCGCGCTCAGCGGCGGAGGCAACACGATCTTCTTCTACGGCTTCTTCTTCCCGATCCTGGTCGCTTCATTTCGATGGGGGTTCGCCTCGGGAATGCGGGTGACCTTGGTCTCCACCGTGCTCTTCACCGTCCTCGGCTACGCGACGGCGCCGCCGGAACC
It contains:
- a CDS encoding PQQ-dependent sugar dehydrogenase codes for the protein MRDDSTPVRRSAVLLLAVAIGLAFRTPAIAALCDGISQVSATPLTTVLFASGFNLPLLVTAPPGDVDRVFVVEQTGRIRIVSGGLVLPTPFLDVSGITLSPGNGGGNEQGLLGLAFDPAYSTNGRFFIYHTDSTGANNVVEAYTRSAANPNVADPATRQVVISFAHPGAANHNGGMIAFSPADGDLYIGTGDGGGGCDPTGNAQNGGSNLGKLLRIDVRTLPYSTPSNNPFVGPDGVNDEIWARGLRNPWRWSFDRLNSDLYIGDVGEATWEEIDWRPASSAGGENYGWDIYEGTSCPNASCGSQGSCSIAGYVGPVTWYDHASTGGCAITGGYVYRGCRMPGLAGTYFFADYCAGFIESMTMVGGVATNIRDRTADLAPGGGVAIDLVTSFGEDGRGEIFVVDRDGEIFKIVPALPNLEVSGVQAAPFLLSRAAFSWEDLEATSSRPIAQYRVYRASDRGTGTFACVHTGPSTVWTGGDPASPASGGIFAYLVTALDAASEESSPGTRTDGTPRTLSQAACP
- a CDS encoding tetratricopeptide repeat protein; this translates as MRLGTLAVVVLPVLLATLSASAEIDARRLLGSEQKIQAGRKSFDAGDLVGARKQYEKALELVPFHPEALLGLGHILMKEKRFDDALASYQKAKDGYAALAKLRQDQAAAADLARRQGVEDLEQTQANRGRVKASGGFARMQDLKTDTAIQNSEKVPTPDGERAAGVPGEAFFYTGTALFQLGRVEEAVAEWTSCAEKSPDFAPAFNNLALGYWKLGRLKDAIESLARAEKLGFKVNPQFKSDLQKAASKAGVAPIAGDLPLETPAAAK
- a CDS encoding serine protease, with the protein product MFIIPASTDRGRIRATAAMLVIVGWTACAPAIAKGVEPVSFGSQGIVPLDRVAAWTAPKVNVDGLLAEDALNAGRSDLPYRVGFPMPADLETTKSGTWEELDCGDRLWRLRVRSDGALWIVLGFDTFRLQDGARLWIYEPKGSTVLGPFTTADVRDRGDLWSVPVDGDELVVEIFWPAKLRLEDPRIHLGTVSHGYKPFGTIGRAAWQASARSLGDSGPCNVDVACPLGADWQNEKRGVVILLSGGSGFCTGSLINDTANDCRPYVLTAAHCSAGSGTAFGFNFERQACGAGDPGAPTTQMISGATVRGDDASSDFTLLEMSALPPATFGFYLNGWSRDPGPAATTWVIHHPSGDVKKISHDADPPTDGLQWGATHWRIGQYEEGTTEPGSSGAPLLDQNHRIVGQLHGGTASCSSLTYDEYGKVSASWGGGGTAGTRLSDWLDPLGTGAIVWEGLDGASCYFQPAGSVSLNRSRYACMDSVGIHLRDDNLAGQPTQEVSLSSTTEPAPETVTLGAVAEGSGEFQGTFPLAAVAAAHGDGQVSVADGDTITVTYVDADDGLGHTGVPRTATAMADCAPPRISEVLATGVTESAATITWRTDEASTSVVHYGAAPPGTSTSSIVALVASHGVTLAGLSECTTFYYWVESSDGTGNQAYDDASGAFYTFTTERSTLPASPCGPHASVVGIEPVHDACDSGGAGDADGNWDAGEQVQFSVRIEDDGTTPLTGITATLVPTTPGVAVIDAVAAYPDLAAGATADSLAPQFTAKLRPGLGCGEAVSFDATIRTNEGTWIGSTAEHVGRALAAAGTALDESFASGIPATWAVDDGGSGGGAAATWTTANPGSRIFTAPILAPAAVVDSAGAGPEATQDEQLITPVLDLSAASSVTLEFDQYFRWYGSGQSEIGDVDVGSSLTGETWVNVYRRQGASTANPDHRVLDLTAQAAGAPDAQIRFHYYQASYEWYWEVDNVKVTTSAPGSCQTNPCAIPAGPPPPVPDGSFGLPMRAGRAEPDGTSIELSWDVATCVAANYKALYGSLAHLPTYGVDGAACALGTAGGAIWNGVPAGDLWFTIVATDGSGTEGTWGVDGSGGPEGGTAPSGQCGDSARENLGSCP